One window from the genome of Haloprofundus halobius encodes:
- a CDS encoding class I SAM-dependent methyltransferase gives MRRFSAEYLERTREGMWGGSREALSALDLPNRRRILDVGCGTGELARVLADEAREAQVVGVDADPTLLRVAREQTEISVVAGDATRLPVVDDAADLVVCQALLSNLPDPSAAVTEFARTSSELVAAVEPDNASVGVDSTVDREVTLERTVREAYIDGVRTDVSLGSRVLELFADAGLSEIGTRRHHQRKVVEPPYAEGDVRSARMKATGEGFERYETELRQALSDAEFDALRAEWREMGRSVVDQMQAGEYRRAEVVPFDVTVGRI, from the coding sequence ATGCGCCGGTTCTCCGCCGAGTACCTCGAACGAACCCGCGAGGGGATGTGGGGCGGGTCGCGTGAGGCGCTTTCCGCCCTCGACCTGCCGAACCGGCGTCGGATTCTCGACGTGGGGTGCGGCACCGGCGAACTCGCCCGCGTCCTCGCCGACGAAGCCCGAGAGGCGCAGGTCGTCGGTGTCGACGCCGACCCGACACTCCTCCGCGTCGCTCGCGAGCAGACCGAGATCTCGGTCGTCGCCGGCGACGCGACGCGACTGCCCGTTGTCGACGACGCCGCCGACCTCGTAGTCTGTCAAGCCCTGCTGAGCAACCTCCCCGACCCGAGCGCGGCCGTCACCGAGTTCGCCCGCACCTCCTCGGAGCTCGTCGCGGCCGTCGAACCGGACAACGCCTCGGTCGGTGTCGACTCGACGGTGGACCGCGAGGTGACGCTCGAACGTACCGTCAGAGAGGCGTATATCGACGGCGTCCGGACCGACGTCTCTCTCGGAAGTCGAGTCTTGGAACTGTTCGCCGACGCGGGACTCTCCGAGATCGGGACGCGCCGCCACCACCAGCGGAAAGTCGTCGAACCGCCGTACGCCGAGGGTGATGTTCGGAGCGCCCGGATGAAGGCGACCGGCGAGGGGTTCGAGCGATACGAGACCGAACTCCGGCAGGCGCTCTCCGACGCCGAGTTCGACGCACTCCGCGCCGAGTGGCGCGAGATGGGTCGGTCGGTCGTCGACCAGATGCAAGCCGGGGAGTACCGGCGCGCGGAAGTCGTCCCGTTCGACGTGACGGTCGGACGGATCTGA
- a CDS encoding NAD-dependent epimerase/dehydratase family protein → MSKVAITGAAGNVGREALRAFEGTDHEVTAITHREHDDLDSVVLDVTDADAFVDVLSGQDVLVHLAANPSPSADWEGVFETNIDGTRNAYEAAVDNDLDRVVFASSNHAVHQYNVGDPDDPESLTDRVRTVRPDDPTLPDSFYGVSKVSGEALGQLYAARHDVDVVNLRIGWLLTPDDLRERDADPDVDSQFLRAMWLSPRDCRAVLRDAVTASLEGDGLGDTGGEAMTAHGVSANDDRYLSLTETRHAIDYRPRDNSATELDE, encoded by the coding sequence ATGTCGAAGGTCGCAATCACCGGTGCGGCAGGTAACGTCGGCAGAGAGGCGCTGCGCGCGTTCGAGGGCACCGACCACGAGGTGACGGCGATCACCCACCGCGAACACGACGACCTCGACAGCGTCGTCCTCGACGTGACCGACGCCGACGCGTTCGTCGACGTGCTCTCGGGACAGGACGTGCTCGTCCACCTCGCGGCGAACCCCTCGCCGTCGGCCGACTGGGAGGGCGTCTTCGAGACGAACATCGACGGGACGCGCAACGCCTACGAGGCGGCCGTCGACAACGACCTCGACCGGGTCGTCTTCGCCTCCTCGAACCACGCCGTCCACCAGTACAACGTCGGCGACCCCGACGACCCCGAGTCGCTGACCGACAGGGTTCGGACCGTCCGACCCGACGACCCGACGCTGCCAGACTCCTTCTACGGCGTCTCGAAAGTGTCCGGCGAGGCGCTGGGGCAGCTGTACGCCGCACGCCACGACGTCGACGTCGTCAACCTCCGCATCGGCTGGCTGCTCACCCCCGACGACCTGCGCGAGAGAGACGCCGACCCCGACGTCGACTCGCAGTTCCTCCGCGCGATGTGGCTCAGTCCGCGCGACTGTCGGGCCGTCCTCCGCGACGCGGTGACGGCGTCGCTGGAGGGCGACGGCCTCGGGGACACCGGCGGCGAGGCGATGACCGCTCACGGCGTCTCGGCGAACGACGACCGCTACCTCTCTCTCACCGAGACGCGACACGCAATCGACTACCGACCGCGGGACAACTCGGCGACCGAACTCGACGAGTAG
- a CDS encoding GvpL/GvpF family gas vesicle protein, with product MTEYLYTYGVTDDGSFELDLTGVDGATSVYTVDYRRYSAVVSDIDTMEPEQTDENARLHDDVLQTLIEDRTIVPMRFGMTFKNGRALKGVLRGGQRAFRRALMNVDGKVELGVKLVIEEGVDVDREAVRADVTERLTEVSDERAENDLFSDRLVVNDSYLVPHEDREAFGEAVGDVTEKYDGELKVQYTGPWAPYNFVDIEIGAQ from the coding sequence ATGACTGAGTATCTCTACACGTACGGAGTGACGGACGACGGGTCGTTCGAGTTGGACCTGACGGGCGTCGACGGCGCGACGTCGGTGTACACCGTCGACTACCGCCGATATTCGGCCGTCGTCAGCGACATCGACACGATGGAACCCGAGCAGACCGACGAGAACGCCCGCCTCCACGACGACGTCCTCCAGACGCTCATCGAAGACCGAACCATCGTCCCGATGCGGTTCGGGATGACGTTCAAGAACGGCCGCGCGCTGAAAGGCGTGCTCCGCGGCGGCCAACGCGCCTTCCGCCGGGCGCTCATGAACGTCGACGGGAAGGTCGAACTCGGCGTCAAACTCGTCATCGAGGAGGGAGTCGACGTGGACCGGGAGGCGGTGCGCGCCGACGTGACCGAGCGCCTCACCGAGGTGAGCGACGAACGCGCCGAGAACGACCTGTTCAGCGACCGCCTCGTCGTCAACGACTCCTACCTCGTCCCCCACGAGGACCGCGAGGCGTTCGGCGAGGCGGTCGGCGACGTGACGGAGAAATACGACGGGGAACTGAAAGTACAGTACACGGGGCCGTGGGCACCCTACAACTTCGTCGACATCGAGATCGGGGCACAGTAA
- the gvpJ gene encoding gas vesicle protein GvpJ, translated as MSSAGPTRTSDSLADVVEMLLDKGIVINADIVVSVGQTELLGIELRAAIASFETAAEYGLQFPEGTDMRRVEAASGRDSLPEGEDGPLAPVIDASSSDAEDETEDADETEDADEAEEQETEAPEATAESGDDDADG; from the coding sequence ATGAGTAGCGCCGGCCCCACACGAACCAGCGACAGTCTCGCCGACGTCGTCGAGATGCTTCTGGACAAAGGTATCGTCATCAACGCCGACATCGTCGTCTCCGTCGGCCAGACGGAACTGCTCGGCATCGAACTCCGGGCGGCCATCGCGTCGTTCGAGACGGCCGCCGAGTACGGCCTGCAGTTCCCCGAGGGAACCGACATGCGACGCGTCGAAGCGGCGTCCGGGCGCGACAGCCTTCCGGAAGGCGAAGACGGGCCGCTCGCGCCGGTCATCGACGCGTCCAGCAGCGACGCCGAAGACGAGACCGAGGACGCCGACGAGACCGAAGACGCCGACGAAGCCGAGGAACAGGAAACCGAAGCACCCGAAGCGACCGCCGAATCGGGGGACGACGATGCCGACGGTTGA
- the gvpL gene encoding gas vesicle protein GvpL produces the protein MSAPTADPGTTVDDGRYVYCVVAVDGRDTETEWTESGVGGAEAYLVASDGVGAVVHRCEVTPNPTDLSAVKRSLLRHQHVVDAAGEAFGTPLPLRFGTVVEGGDAAVSDWLAETAATQRRHLDAFAGKWEYRIEVGWDEDALAEAVESSDDRLAELAGTLESSSEGTSFLVQKQYDKRLSDLVYAEREERVTALVDRLDPLVERMEELGRPSVSLDDAERSTDGPSFRVAVLAPEENEIPIGDVLDEVTARPETSEVQYTGPWPPYTFAPSPGEGEPDGTGDADRADDEKEGDHVDAEERGHADEGER, from the coding sequence ATGAGCGCACCGACCGCCGACCCGGGGACGACCGTCGACGACGGGCGCTACGTCTACTGCGTCGTCGCCGTCGACGGCCGCGACACCGAGACCGAATGGACCGAATCGGGCGTCGGCGGGGCGGAGGCGTATCTCGTCGCGAGCGACGGCGTCGGCGCGGTCGTCCACCGCTGCGAGGTGACGCCGAACCCCACCGACCTCTCGGCGGTCAAGCGGTCGTTGCTGCGCCACCAGCACGTCGTCGACGCGGCGGGCGAGGCGTTCGGAACGCCGCTGCCGCTTCGGTTCGGTACCGTCGTCGAAGGCGGCGACGCGGCGGTCAGCGACTGGTTGGCTGAAACCGCGGCGACTCAGCGGCGGCACCTCGACGCGTTCGCGGGGAAGTGGGAGTACCGCATCGAAGTCGGTTGGGACGAGGACGCGCTCGCCGAGGCGGTCGAATCGTCCGACGACCGACTGGCCGAACTCGCCGGAACACTGGAGTCCTCCTCGGAGGGGACGTCGTTTCTCGTCCAGAAGCAGTACGACAAGCGCCTCTCGGACCTCGTGTACGCCGAGCGCGAAGAGCGCGTGACGGCGCTCGTGGACCGACTCGACCCGCTGGTCGAGCGGATGGAGGAACTCGGTCGTCCGTCCGTGTCGCTCGACGACGCCGAGCGGTCGACGGACGGCCCCTCGTTTCGGGTGGCCGTTCTCGCGCCCGAGGAGAACGAGATTCCCATCGGCGACGTGCTCGACGAGGTGACGGCGCGCCCGGAGACGTCCGAGGTGCAGTACACCGGCCCGTGGCCGCCGTACACGTTCGCGCCGTCGCCCGGTGAGGGGGAGCCCGACGGCACGGGCGACGCCGACCGGGCGGACGACGAGAAGGAGGGAGACCACGTAGACGCGGAGGAGAGAGGCCACGCGGACGAGGGTGAGAGATGA
- a CDS encoding deoxyribonuclease IV, producing the protein MRVGAHVSIAGGVGNAVERQTTVGGNCGQIFTHSPQVWKHGEISDEDAAAFREGTAAELDGPWVIHSSYLVNLCTPKDGLREKSIDSMQKEVDAAAQLGVEYVNVHLGAHTGAGVDRGLENAASALDELDVPDGVTVLVESDAGSGTKLGGDFEHLATVIENADLDIDVCLDTAHAFAAGYDLSTTEGVDDTVAAFDDVIGLEHLKCVHLNDSKHECGTNKDEHAHIGEGYIGEEGMTAFVNHPDLAEVPLVLETPNEAEKGFEWDITRVKELRES; encoded by the coding sequence ATGCGAGTCGGAGCACACGTCTCGATTGCGGGCGGCGTCGGCAACGCCGTCGAACGGCAGACGACCGTCGGCGGCAACTGCGGGCAGATATTCACCCACTCCCCGCAGGTGTGGAAGCACGGGGAGATCAGCGACGAGGACGCCGCGGCGTTCCGCGAGGGGACGGCAGCCGAGTTGGACGGCCCGTGGGTCATCCACTCGTCGTACCTGGTCAACCTCTGCACGCCGAAGGACGGCCTCCGCGAGAAGTCCATCGACTCGATGCAGAAGGAAGTCGACGCGGCGGCGCAGCTCGGCGTCGAGTACGTCAACGTCCACCTCGGCGCGCACACCGGCGCGGGCGTCGACCGGGGCCTCGAGAACGCCGCGTCGGCGCTGGACGAACTCGACGTCCCCGACGGCGTGACGGTGCTCGTCGAAAGCGACGCCGGCAGCGGCACGAAACTCGGCGGCGACTTCGAACACCTCGCGACCGTCATCGAGAACGCCGACCTCGACATCGACGTCTGTCTCGACACCGCCCACGCGTTCGCCGCGGGCTACGACCTCTCGACGACCGAGGGCGTCGACGACACCGTCGCCGCCTTCGACGACGTGATCGGTCTCGAACACCTCAAGTGCGTTCACCTGAACGACTCGAAACACGAGTGCGGGACGAACAAGGACGAACACGCCCACATCGGCGAAGGCTACATCGGCGAGGAAGGGATGACAGCGTTCGTCAACCACCCGGACCTCGCCGAGGTGCCGCTGGTGCTGGAGACGCCCAACGAGGCCGAGAAAGGGTTCGAGTGGGACATCACCCGCGTGAAGGAACTGCGCGAAAGCTAA
- a CDS encoding lipoate--protein ligase family protein has product MTDDAPSADRRWRLVREESRAGPMNMALDEIAAETAADGGPRTVRVYRWEPSTLSLGYRQEPDTVDWALCEREGIAVTRRQTGGGGIYHDNLGDISYSITAPAEELPSRLLDCYHLLCTPVLDGFERMGVDADFADEELPAIHQPACYLRELHPAHDVVAGGRKISGNAQYRRRDAVIQHGSLTYSVLADRHLGVFTDPGIDAETFRERVTGIDEQADVSREEAVSALEDALGQWVDAEEGEWTDEELERARVRAREKYESGEWVRRRAESRSG; this is encoded by the coding sequence ATGACCGACGACGCGCCGTCGGCAGACCGCCGGTGGCGACTCGTCCGCGAGGAGTCCCGGGCGGGGCCGATGAACATGGCGCTGGACGAGATCGCCGCCGAGACGGCCGCCGACGGCGGCCCGAGAACCGTTCGCGTCTACCGATGGGAACCGAGCACGCTCTCTCTGGGTTACCGACAGGAGCCCGACACGGTCGACTGGGCGCTCTGTGAGCGCGAGGGAATCGCCGTCACGCGCCGCCAGACCGGCGGCGGCGGTATCTACCACGACAACCTCGGCGACATCTCCTACTCCATCACCGCGCCGGCCGAGGAGCTGCCGAGTCGCCTGCTCGACTGCTACCACCTGCTCTGCACGCCCGTCCTCGACGGGTTCGAGCGGATGGGCGTCGACGCCGACTTCGCCGACGAGGAGTTGCCGGCCATCCACCAACCGGCGTGTTACCTGCGGGAACTGCACCCCGCCCACGACGTGGTGGCGGGCGGTCGCAAGATAAGCGGCAACGCCCAATACCGCCGCCGCGACGCCGTCATCCAGCACGGCTCGCTGACGTACAGCGTCCTCGCCGACCGACACCTCGGCGTCTTCACCGACCCCGGAATCGACGCGGAGACGTTCCGCGAACGGGTCACCGGCATCGACGAACAAGCCGACGTATCCCGCGAGGAGGCCGTGTCGGCGCTCGAAGACGCGCTCGGCCAGTGGGTCGACGCCGAGGAAGGCGAGTGGACTGACGAAGAGCTGGAACGCGCCCGCGTGCGGGCGCGAGAGAAGTACGAATCCGGGGAGTGGGTCCGGCGGCGCGCCGAGTCGCGGTCGGGGTAG
- a CDS encoding gas vesicle protein K — protein MPTVDIDGEDASDGLFALVVAVVEILIDALEREAIRRMESGALTDEEIERLGAHLAQLEAEIERLKDEVGVGDDVDRLRGDLDGLVNDALVDLGDRERGVESR, from the coding sequence ATGCCGACGGTTGACATCGACGGCGAGGACGCCTCCGACGGACTGTTCGCGCTCGTCGTCGCCGTCGTCGAGATACTGATCGACGCGCTCGAACGCGAGGCGATTCGACGGATGGAGTCGGGAGCGCTCACCGACGAGGAGATAGAGCGACTCGGCGCTCACCTCGCGCAACTGGAAGCGGAGATAGAGCGACTGAAGGACGAGGTCGGCGTCGGCGACGACGTGGACCGACTGCGCGGCGATCTCGACGGACTCGTCAACGACGCGCTGGTCGACCTCGGCGACCGCGAACGAGGAGTCGAGTCGCGATGA
- the gvpH gene encoding gas vesicle protein GvpH, producing MTDDRPTDRRDDEPDDEPVDWPPRGLIGRVQSFLEALAEMDDRGENRRIGTDGARFGSTDIDFDFSVRTGLSDRPNADSERTHRVAVDDSFDASNVHLDSRVEGDSYYVLADVPGISEERVGTELSADGETLVVSVDDQLVGRVTFDRPMALVETTFRNHVLHARLELAETEETP from the coding sequence GTGACCGACGACCGACCGACCGACCGCCGCGACGACGAGCCGGACGACGAACCGGTCGACTGGCCGCCCCGCGGACTCATCGGACGCGTGCAGTCGTTTCTGGAAGCGCTCGCGGAGATGGACGACCGCGGCGAGAACCGGCGCATCGGAACCGACGGCGCGCGGTTCGGTTCGACCGATATCGACTTCGACTTCTCGGTCAGAACGGGCCTATCCGACCGGCCGAACGCGGACTCGGAGCGGACGCATCGCGTGGCGGTAGACGACTCGTTCGACGCCTCGAACGTCCACCTCGACAGTCGCGTCGAGGGCGACTCGTACTACGTTCTCGCCGACGTTCCCGGCATCTCCGAGGAACGCGTCGGGACGGAACTGAGCGCCGACGGCGAGACGCTCGTCGTCAGCGTCGACGACCAGTTGGTCGGACGGGTGACGTTCGACCGACCGATGGCGCTCGTGGAGACGACGTTCCGGAACCACGTCCTCCACGCACGACTCGAACTCGCGGAGACGGAGGAGACCCCATGA
- a CDS encoding gas vesicle protein, giving the protein MPELDPTDHTVDELEDELQEIDDQAVLRDAYEAEQSGDDRSSAKEAIRRRLDEVAEGEPQPETDGSGNESDESNESDESDDEDGPSNGGETADIMSVKESVRDVATELIGHELDGVTELRRVDDGWEGVVEVIERPSVPDTQDILGSYEIQLDDGGTVTGYRRVDRYRRADTDREEHA; this is encoded by the coding sequence ATGCCAGAGTTAGACCCAACCGACCACACAGTCGACGAACTCGAGGACGAACTGCAGGAGATAGACGACCAGGCGGTGCTTCGCGACGCCTACGAGGCCGAACAGTCCGGAGACGACCGCTCGAGCGCCAAAGAAGCGATTCGTCGGCGGTTGGACGAAGTCGCCGAGGGAGAGCCACAACCGGAGACCGACGGCTCCGGCAACGAGAGCGACGAAAGCAACGAGAGCGACGAAAGCGACGATGAGGACGGCCCGTCGAACGGGGGCGAAACCGCCGACATCATGTCCGTCAAAGAGTCGGTACGCGACGTCGCCACCGAACTCATCGGCCACGAACTCGACGGCGTCACCGAACTCCGCCGAGTCGACGACGGCTGGGAGGGCGTCGTCGAGGTCATCGAACGACCGTCGGTGCCCGACACCCAGGACATCCTGGGTTCGTACGAAATCCAACTCGACGACGGCGGGACCGTGACGGGCTACCGCCGCGTAGACCGTTATCGCCGCGCCGACACCGACCGCGAGGAACACGCGTAG
- the gvpM gene encoding gas vesicle protein GvpM, producing MRPTRRDDDAVVDLLDVLLTEGVMIQADLIVTVADIPLLGVQLRAALAGMETMHEYGLLTDWDEKTRERARRREETLRGSRGARPNSSARPTPTTPSGDDEAG from the coding sequence ATGAGACCGACGCGTCGGGACGACGACGCGGTGGTCGACCTCCTCGACGTGTTGCTCACGGAGGGAGTGATGATACAGGCGGACCTCATCGTCACCGTCGCGGACATCCCCCTTCTCGGCGTCCAACTGCGCGCGGCACTCGCCGGGATGGAGACGATGCACGAGTACGGTCTGCTCACCGACTGGGACGAGAAAACGCGTGAGCGAGCACGCCGACGAGAGGAGACGTTGCGGGGTTCGCGAGGGGCGCGACCGAATTCGAGCGCTCGACCGACACCGACGACGCCGAGCGGAGACGACGAAGCAGGATGA
- the gvpA gene encoding gas vesicle protein GvpA, with the protein MQNTPDSTSLAEVLDRILDKGIVIDIWARVSVVGIEILTVEARIVAASVDTFLHYAHEISKIEQATAGEGDYDINEIEVDTPTHPNEPTT; encoded by the coding sequence ATGCAAAATACTCCAGACAGCACGAGTCTCGCGGAAGTGCTCGACCGCATTCTCGACAAGGGAATCGTCATCGACATCTGGGCGCGGGTGTCGGTCGTCGGTATCGAGATCCTCACCGTCGAGGCTCGTATCGTCGCCGCGTCTGTCGACACGTTCCTGCACTACGCGCACGAGATATCGAAGATAGAACAAGCGACGGCCGGGGAGGGTGACTACGACATCAACGAGATCGAAGTCGATACGCCCACGCATCCGAACGAGCCAACGACGTAA
- the gvpG gene encoding gas vesicle protein GvpG: MFILDRLLMKPFLTIADTLHTMAVNEVYDVGAIQDELKETRLLYELGELDRETYETRSERLRDELELAEEMQQKLLSGNVEVAQP; the protein is encoded by the coding sequence ATGTTCATCCTCGACAGACTGCTGATGAAACCGTTTCTGACCATCGCCGACACCCTCCACACGATGGCGGTCAACGAGGTGTACGACGTCGGCGCGATTCAGGACGAACTGAAGGAGACGCGACTGCTGTACGAACTCGGCGAACTGGACAGAGAGACGTACGAAACGCGGAGCGAGAGGCTCCGGGACGAACTCGAACTGGCCGAAGAGATGCAACAGAAACTACTCAGCGGGAACGTGGAGGTGGCACAGCCGTGA
- a CDS encoding helix-turn-helix domain-containing protein, with amino-acid sequence MSVVATLEHPTEQFPLQSTLTSVPGLEIEAESVAAHGTDRLLAFVWMRCDDWGTLDQALATDHTLTDAALLKEQGERRLYRLDWAEGFEPVARLLDDEGATIMNASARNNAWTFRILFPHRDSLSRTLRVTEEEAAGFSVQRIREFDTARNGSDVDDTFGLTASQREALRAALDGGYYQVPRGAELSELADDLGISHQALSERLRRAHGHLAAYAAEQFGP; translated from the coding sequence ATGAGCGTCGTCGCGACCCTCGAACACCCGACCGAGCAGTTTCCACTTCAGAGTACGCTCACCAGCGTACCGGGCCTCGAAATCGAAGCGGAGTCAGTCGCCGCCCACGGAACCGACCGCCTGCTCGCGTTCGTCTGGATGCGCTGCGACGACTGGGGGACGTTGGACCAGGCGCTGGCCACCGACCACACCCTCACCGACGCGGCACTCCTGAAAGAACAGGGCGAGCGACGACTCTACCGCCTCGACTGGGCAGAGGGCTTCGAACCGGTCGCCCGTCTGCTCGACGACGAGGGCGCGACCATCATGAACGCCTCCGCCCGCAACAATGCGTGGACGTTCCGCATCCTGTTCCCACACCGCGACTCGCTCTCGCGGACGCTGCGCGTCACCGAGGAGGAGGCGGCCGGATTCTCCGTCCAGCGCATCCGCGAGTTCGACACGGCCCGGAACGGGTCCGATGTCGACGACACGTTCGGGCTCACCGCCTCCCAGCGCGAGGCGCTCCGGGCGGCGCTCGACGGCGGCTACTACCAGGTGCCGCGCGGGGCCGAACTCTCGGAACTCGCCGACGACCTCGGAATCAGCCACCAGGCGCTCTCGGAGCGTCTCCGACGCGCCCACGGCCACCTCGCCGCCTACGCCGCCGAGCAGTTCGGACCGTAA
- a CDS encoding DUF7095 family protein yields MERQEALDRVEALVDTVESETMPVPVREIWVYGDVALGLDPIDRLDVYLTKDIMMRGDADAERAVELENRFGVKGLGKSVSADWAEQFPDYVRANDNGYAAPEKCLAAHLLDDGEPVHLEVCNASFDDNVTQRLKGAVARDAYEEILDPRGVCLWLDGQRGDEALEKLRGGELPFPTLSGALEMLGMDDEAAQTAATRMREYRAEQTGTTVRGDVV; encoded by the coding sequence ATGGAGCGACAGGAAGCGCTCGACCGCGTCGAAGCGCTCGTCGACACGGTCGAGTCGGAGACGATGCCGGTTCCCGTCCGCGAGATATGGGTGTACGGCGACGTGGCGCTCGGACTCGACCCTATCGACCGTCTCGACGTCTATCTCACGAAGGATATCATGATGCGTGGAGACGCGGACGCGGAGCGGGCGGTCGAGTTGGAGAACCGATTCGGCGTGAAGGGTCTCGGCAAGAGCGTCTCCGCCGACTGGGCCGAACAGTTTCCCGACTACGTCCGCGCCAACGACAACGGCTACGCCGCCCCCGAGAAGTGTCTCGCGGCGCACCTGCTCGACGACGGTGAACCCGTCCACCTCGAAGTCTGCAACGCGAGTTTCGACGACAACGTCACCCAGCGACTGAAAGGGGCCGTCGCCCGCGACGCGTACGAGGAGATTCTCGACCCGCGCGGCGTCTGTCTCTGGCTGGATGGCCAGCGCGGCGACGAGGCTCTCGAAAAGCTCCGCGGCGGCGAACTCCCCTTCCCGACGCTTTCGGGAGCGCTGGAGATGCTCGGGATGGACGACGAAGCGGCGCAGACCGCCGCGACGCGGATGCGCGAGTATCGCGCCGAACAGACGGGGACGACGGTCCGCGGCGATGTCGTCTGA